In Apis cerana isolate GH-2021 linkage group LG3, AcerK_1.0, whole genome shotgun sequence, the sequence aaatataatatatcaaatatatcatatttcatgaaaatttaaatgaaaatgttattcaaagacatttaataacatagaaactattttaagatattacaaatcacaaatattcatgagattcgtaaaaattaaatattatcagttACAATTCAAGAAGGTGTTTTTAACGCGCTATAGCGCTACTGCTTTACTCTTCTCGTTGTTGCGCAACGAGAAGTGCGCAGCGTCTCAGTGTGTGCAGAAAGGTAGAAGTGCGTTCGTAACATCATGTATCGTTGAAAAAAGTCTCATTTTTTCGCTAGTTACGTTATTTTTGCGAaagttacataaaaaaattctcatacGAAGAGCTTTATTGTGAAATAACTTAATAACAACGAAACAACGACGGATGACCGAAAACTTTTGGGAAACGTTACTTGGCTAACTCAAACAAAATGGCGACTATCCTTTTCTTGGCGGTACTGTTTACTTGACCATGAACATTATGTTTCTTTCAAAGTGTGACATTAAAGGTGTTgtgtatttaatttctttactattaattaatatcaatttaatttgatattcttaAAGAAACgtgtaatatttatcatctttaaaatttttataattgtgtaTCATAAAGCGTAGAATAGATAATAACGTGACAAACGTGAACGACACGATACTGTGTatcgcaatttttaattatttgttattttactttttcttaatttttcgtgatttctttgatatatatatcttaaaaaatttgttgtatTCAACTTATTTTGATGTCCTACCCGGCTTATACTGCACAGgatccaaatttaatttccatctAACCAGGAACGTGGCTGATTAATCGGAATTCTTGTTTATTCCTTCTGATATTCTCGATGCTTGTTCGAATGTTACTTCTCCCTTTGAAGggtatatataatctttctttcttctggaCACGATTCATTTGTGAGACAATTGCGGCACAATTGCTGTTTTTGACAAGACAACTTCATTAAAAGCAAATACTGCAacatttccattatttaaagaaagatgTCTAGCTCGTTTATTATTGAACCACAAGAAAGTGgattagaaaagaaagatgataCATTGATTATCATTGTTAATGATGATGGTACAATATCTGTTGATCAAGAAACTTTGCAGAGTTTAATCAGTAAGTTTACATTATAAACTCATTTGAGATTATTGGTTTTAGATAttgattattcatattaacttTTAGTGAATCAATCCAATGCAAATGTTAGTGTTGTTAGAGTAGGACAAGCAGAAACAGATACAGAAAATGGAGATATCACATTAACTGTTGATCCCCCAATGTTTACATCTACTGCAATAAATTCTGGTACATCTACTGATACAAATAGTTTGGTTGACCCTTTCATGGAAATGGATCCAGAACAATTGGAACGATTAGAAACAGCTTTGCAAAGTGAAGAGGCAAAACAAATTCTAGGAGAAAATGTTACAGCAATGCttggtattattatttttattttattttattttaattttttgcccTCAAAAACTCCACTATGAAGCTCTTaggtacaaaattttataaattatgcaaattgaattattttcatttcatcatatatgtaataattgattcaaataattaaataataattaatttgataattgataatttttaaataataatttaatttttaattaaatgattaattttttgattatgttTTTCAGATATGTTAACAGTAGAAGAACAACAAAACTCCATAAGATATAGTGTTAAATTAGATCATTGCTATACAAGTAGACTATCTCCTTCTGATCCAAAACCAAGAGATCCATTACCTGTTATTGATTCACCTACTTCTGATGATGGTTTACAATATGGGCGTCAACATTCACCTGCTCCTGGAACATCAAAAATGTCATCGCCTATTGGCGATACTGAGAATACAGTcacaataaaatcaaaaactaTTGTAAAAACTGTAagtctataattaaatttttacaatttttatttagtaataaaaacTGAATGCattcatcattatattatttattttagggTAAACCAGTTGGTCGACcacgaaaaaattttcctgCAACATCTACTTCtctttctaataattcaaaatcaatcaatataaCAAGCACGCCTAAATCTGTTGGACATccaatttcaagaaatttaacaGGTGTGATGCAACAAGGAATTGGAAAAAGTAATCATACCAtagcatttattaatttatattatattaatataaatttattaatttatattaaaattaacattatgaTACTTTTTCAACTAGATCAAGGAAAATCTAATGATGAGGATGATGATGAATTAATGTCATCAACTGAATCATCAGATTCAGAACCACCATCTGATAATGATTCAGATTTTGGTCCAAGAGGTCCTAGAAGAGGTGGTGTAAGAGCTAGAGGTGGTAGAAAAGGACTTACTACTAGAGGAGGAAGTATGGTAGCTACACGTAGAAGAGGTCCTAATAAACAAATGGATATGGAACAAGTTCGTCGATTGGATATGGAAATGGCTGCTGCTGTGAATGCTATGAAAAGTCCTGAAAAGGATGAAAAGTCAGGTATaagaagtaattattttttttatataaatttttatataatttaatataaaatttattcataataaattgaaaataactttattttttcttttcctaggAGGATTTGGTCTCGTTAGAGGTAAAAGACAGCTTAAAAGTACTATTGCCcggaaaaaagaggaatcgCAACATGTTGAATCACCTTCAATAATGAATGAAGATATTTCAGTTAATTTTGACAAACCATTGCAAACGACGAATCAAGTTAAAGCGAATTTGATTAATGCTAATATGATTAAAGGTGATATGATTCTTACAAAACCTGGACAAGGAAGAACTAATCAAAAAGTTACTTTTGTACAAAAGCAAGTGCTTATGAAGCCAAatgatcttaaaaatattgacatAAAGAAACAGATGATTCTTcccaaaggaaaatatttgaatcaaactggaacgaaattttttgcAACCAAAGATGGTAAACTGGTTCAAATACCTGTCACTGCTAAAAGTATAACATCAAATATATCAGTTACTCAAATGAAAGGAACAATACCGCAAGTATCGTCAGCACAACAATCTACAATGATACAGAATCAAACATTAAATATGCAACATCAGCAATCAGCAAAAATAACATCGCCTGGtactatttcaaaaataaaatcttgtgatttgaagaaagagaaaagaaaacttgATGGTTcagaaattgttataaaaacagaaatagaTTCTGGTAAAATATCAGAGAATAAGATTTTTGatggttaataatttttttttaataatattttatcaattactttatatatgattatatatgactacaaatatataaaaaaatatcaatttatttttaggcaCGAAAAAAcatccaaaaaaagaaaatcgcaaATCGCCAGCATATATGGTAGACAATCTGGGTCCTGCATTATTTTCAACTCCAGATATTATTCGTCGTGTCGGTTCGAATAATGATTCGAAAGTTCAGGAAAATGTAGTGACATCATTGATTTCTACGACATCATCTACAGTTGTTGTTTCCTCTGGAAGTGGAAATTCTCTTACACATGTAACACATTTATCATCAACACCTTCGCCATCAACATCGTCTATAACATCAAATCGTGCCggtttgtatacatatatatttgtgcatactttaaaaagtttgtataattgaaattatcatttaaaatttgtaatcaaaGGTACTGTTTCTATGTCTTCCGATCGAGTTATAAATACTGAAACTTCAAATGCTatagaaaaacaagaaaatggTGATTGTTTGGTACAAAATCACGAAATGGAATCTAAATCAAGTATAAAATCTAATGTCTCAGAAGAATTACAGCCAAGCTTGGATTCAGGTAATTACTACTTCTAAAGATATTGgcaattattgaatttcttaTACTTATTGAAGtatatattgaattcatttttaggTGGTATAGAAGGCGAAGAACATTTACTAGCTACATTGGAAATGGAAGCTAGTAAACatgaagaagaattattagctgaagcattattattacaagaaGAACTTGGAGTTGACTTAGCTGaacatgtattaaaatttttatttttattagtaatagttttatatcaatatattatttaaagagcatatattttaaaaatttaaattaaaaatttaaatcatatttattttctttttatttttaacttttttttttattctctaattTTATAGACTACACTTGATCAAGGAGGAAATGTTGTGCCTGAATCATTAACATCAAATAATATGCTTATTCCTTCTTTAATTACATCTGAACAAGAAGGTGCTAAGCCATTAGATACTCCTACGGCAATAATTGTAACATCAACTATATCGAGCACAACGGTAGCTGGAATAACAACTAGTGCAAATACAAACACATCTAAAGAAACAGGAAAAAAGTCAGTAAAAGATGATAAAGAACCCATTCAAATTATTCGTGGTGGTCGAGTAATTACATTACCTCCTATCGAAGCACCAGCTACTAGGAGCAGACGATTACAAGTTAAAACAGAAtctattcaaaaatcatttgaaCCTGTTAAACGAACAGAAAAACTTGGGTatgtaaattacaaaattaaatacaaaaatgtaagttaaatacaaaaaattattattatttttaaattataatatttaatagttacaATGTGCAACAAAGGATTTCGCAATCTGTCAAACATGAAGTTCGTACAAATATAGATCAagatgaaaaaattcgaaatgaaattcaagATGAAGAAGATGACGCGGAAGAAGaagttgaagaagaagaagatgaagaggaagaagatttGGAAGAAAAAGATCCAAAACAAATTggagaagaagatgaagaagaagaggaagaagaagaagaagataattCGGATTCAGAAGATGATCCCGATAGACTTTGGTGTATATGCAAGCGACCTCATAATAATCGTTTTATGATTTGTTGCGATGTATGTGAAGATTGGTTTCATGGAAAGTGCGTACATGTTAGCAAAGCAAtgggtaagaaaaaaaaataaatgttatatttttttcgtgcaaataatataataatataaaatttatatatgttcttatgttatatttcttcttttttttgattttttttcttgcttaGGACAACAAATGGAGGAAAAGGGAATAGAATGGGTTTGTCCAAATTGTGCTAAAAAGAAGgacgaagaaataaaaacaaaactaAATACTCAAAATGCTTCAGGAAAGCAACGGATTCAATCTGATAATGTATTTGATAATCCAAAAAGTCTTACTTCTGTTAATCAGACTTCATTTAGTGAAGAAATATCACCTTTGATACATTCTAATTGTGATTATGGTAGTGTTCAATATTCTAGTGGTATGCAATGTGttgtttgtaaaaaagaaGCAAGAAATTCCAGCATTTATTGTTCTGATGCATGTATACTTGCACATGCTCAAGAAACATTGACCAAAGACAAACCAATACCAGGATCAACCACTAGCCCGAAAGGAACAAGATTATCACCTTTTGATTCTGCCTCAAAGCCAAAATCTGATACACGAGTTATTGTCTTTGAGAGAAAATCTGGAACAGTATTAACTGGTAAGCTaattctgtttattttttagattttaattaaatcttaattttaaaaaaaaatatatttttatttatgttattattattattttttaaggttCAGATGCTCCAACGAGATCAAATTTACGTTTATGGTTAAAGGAACATCCTACATTTGAAGTAGTTGGGACAAATAATCTTGGTACTCTACAAATAGGAAAAACGATCACAACTATTCAAAATACGCAAATATCCGCTAAAAcagtaagtataaaaatttttttttatttttctatttttttattaaatgtttaataaaattattttaagggAAAATCTGCATTATTATCACCTGGAAAAGGACAAAATCTTCCAAAAATGACGTATACAAAAGTACAAGGATCTAAACAAATGATTTTAACTACAGgaggtaaaaaaattacagtTATCTCCGGTGGACAACAGCCGCAAgtacaacaacaacaaattcAACCAACAAGTACAAAACCaatacaaattaaacaaaCGTTATTACCAACATCAAATAAAAGctctttattattgaaaaccaCAACGGCAAAATTGATTACTCAACCACAATCTAAACAACCAAATGCTGCATCACCAAAGCAAACACCAAATGTAAAGAAACAGGAATCAAAACAGGCAATTTTACAATCAAAACAACAACAAATCAAACCTAGTCCGCCAAAGAAACCTGAAACCGAACctataagattaaatatacgaaaaacTTTGACAGAATTGTTGTCTAGCCGCATAAAAGAAACTGAAGATTTAAAACTTACTGATGAAGAAATATCAGATTTAGCTTACAACATTGAACTAgagttgtataaatatttcaaagatacaGGAGCAAAATATAAAGCTAAATACAGAAGTCtcgtatttaatataaaagatacaaaGAATTTGACattgtttagaaaaattgCTGATAGATCATTAACGCCAGATGCAGTTGTAAGATTAAGTCCTGATGAAATGGCAAGTCAAGAATTAGCTGAATGGcgggaaaaagaaacaaagcaTCAGttagaaatgattaaaaagaacGAATTAGATCTAATGGCTCAAGCTAAATCTATTGTTGTTAAAACACATAAAGGtgaacaaataattgaaaatgatggTAGTATTGACCATGTTGATCCAAAAACTCCTGTACAAGATATTGTAACTGCACTAAATAATGCCGATAGTATAACTTCAACTGTGGATGATATGGAAAAAGATCTAGAAAGATCAaatgatgaagaaaaattaaaagttaaagaagATATGAAAAGATTAAGAAGCTTTGAtgataagagaaaaaaggataaagaaaaagataaagataaaggtagagagaaagaaaaggaaagagataaagaaaaggaaaggggaagagaaaaagagagtaaTCGTTCGAAGGCTTCAAACGATAGACGTGGTAGAAGTATCAGTAGAAGTAGACATAAACATAATAGAGATGACAGAGAACGCAGTAAAACTAGAGAAAAGagtagagaaagaaaatctcgagataaagaaagtaaacgtgaacgagaaaaagatcgcgataaagaaaaagaacgggATAGAGACAGAGATCGTGAACGATCCAGAACCAGAGATCGAGAGAAATCAAAGCTTCGTTcggaaagaaataatagagaaaagactaaacaaaaggaaaaagatagggagagagaaaaagaaaaagaacgacaTAGAAGCAATGAAAACAGTTCAAGAAATCGTAATAGTAGTTTCATTCATTGTGATTTGAAAGATGTTGATAAAAAGGACgacgaaaggaagagagagatagaaaagaaagaagaattatcaGGATTAAC encodes:
- the LOC108004098 gene encoding uncharacterized protein LOC108004098 isoform X1, with amino-acid sequence MSSSFIIEPQESGLEKKDDTLIIIVNDDGTISVDQETLQSLIMNQSNANVSVVRVGQAETDTENGDITLTVDPPMFTSTAINSGTSTDTNSLVDPFMEMDPEQLERLETALQSEEAKQILGENVTAMLDMLTVEEQQNSIRYSVKLDHCYTSRLSPSDPKPRDPLPVIDSPTSDDGLQYGRQHSPAPGTSKMSSPIGDTENTVTIKSKTIVKTGKPVGRPRKNFPATSTSLSNNSKSINITSTPKSVGHPISRNLTGVMQQGIGKNQGKSNDEDDDELMSSTESSDSEPPSDNDSDFGPRGPRRGGVRARGGRKGLTTRGGSMVATRRRGPNKQMDMEQVRRLDMEMAAAVNAMKSPEKDEKSGIRRGFGLVRGKRQLKSTIARKKEESQHVESPSIMNEDISVNFDKPLQTTNQVKANLINANMIKGDMILTKPGQGRTNQKVTFVQKQVLMKPNDLKNIDIKKQMILPKGKYLNQTGTKFFATKDGKLVQIPVTAKSITSNISVTQMKGTIPQVSSAQQSTMIQNQTLNMQHQQSAKITSPGTISKIKSCDLKKEKRKLDGSEIVIKTEIDSGKISENKIFDGTKKHPKKENRKSPAYMVDNLGPALFSTPDIIRRVGSNNDSKVQENVVTSLISTTSSTVVVSSGSGNSLTHVTHLSSTPSPSTSSITSNRAGTVSMSSDRVINTETSNAIEKQENGDCLVQNHEMESKSSIKSNVSEELQPSLDSGGIEGEEHLLATLEMEASKHEEELLAEALLLQEELGVDLAEHTTLDQGGNVVPESLTSNNMLIPSLITSEQEGAKPLDTPTAIIVTSTISSTTVAGITTSANTNTSKETGKKSVKDDKEPIQIIRGGRVITLPPIEAPATRSRRLQVKTESIQKSFEPVKRTEKLGYNVQQRISQSVKHEVRTNIDQDEKIRNEIQDEEDDAEEEVEEEEDEEEEDLEEKDPKQIGEEDEEEEEEEEEDNSDSEDDPDRLWCICKRPHNNRFMICCDVCEDWFHGKCVHVSKAMGQQMEEKGIEWVCPNCAKKKDEEIKTKLNTQNASGKQRIQSDNVFDNPKSLTSVNQTSFSEEISPLIHSNCDYGSVQYSSGMQCVVCKKEARNSSIYCSDACILAHAQETLTKDKPIPGSTTSPKGTRLSPFDSASKPKSDTRVIVFERKSGTVLTGSDAPTRSNLRLWLKEHPTFEVVGTNNLGTLQIGKTITTIQNTQISAKTGKSALLSPGKGQNLPKMTYTKVQGSKQMILTTGGKKITVISGGQQPQVQQQQIQPTSTKPIQIKQTLLPTSNKSSLLLKTTTAKLITQPQSKQPNAASPKQTPNVKKQESKQAILQSKQQQIKPSPPKKPETEPIRLNIRKTLTELLSSRIKETEDLKLTDEEISDLAYNIELELYKYFKDTGAKYKAKYRSLVFNIKDTKNLTLFRKIADRSLTPDAVVRLSPDEMASQELAEWREKETKHQLEMIKKNELDLMAQAKSIVVKTHKGEQIIENDGSIDHVDPKTPVQDIVTALNNADSITSTVDDMEKDLERSNDEEKLKVKEDMKRLRSFDDKRKKDKEKDKDKGREKEKERDKEKERGREKESNRSKASNDRRGRSISRSRHKHNRDDRERSKTREKSRERKSRDKESKREREKDRDKEKERDRDRDRERSRTRDREKSKLRSERNNREKTKQKEKDREREKEKERHRSNENSSRNRNSSFIHCDLKDVDKKDDERKREIEKKEELSGLTGTSSEKSIEDRLWRHIEDEATTNTIDGNDSDLSDREPSSTVTIKTPDINDEIDREREQESTTIENETPKGGWQTVWRGFVNMVDVAKFFITAQEVSGHAKDLMDDLPDTVDVVGRISHETVWDYISKMKKTGSKEILVIRLTAANDEEKIPYITLYSYLNSRSRLGVVGNVSKNIKDFYIMPFSSQSTIPQVLLPLNGPGFEEHRPHLLLGIIVRNKRKRLAGITSSVPIKLSKKDTDRSYTPPLVSASKDKSNNTNTTMIAASVASTVTPTIPVSSSPSATGTSIYHKTIGNVNITESAKEKQHSVTQTTLDNLNRAHIGMSRSTLLDTATICKIVPELSSKIDLTSSPGKVPLEDDGDEPYSPGQMDEEEVDLDIRTSSTSASTATVPSISGSMGIDNTPLDNSIISSSKNSTELQRKMEELNRQIEEQKQQIQNISSSFLGESTSTLPGLGLDPPASDECEEAYSPSDTRSFTPPPPPGISKFTQPILDKVSNITIPPNLQEILANVKRQESSKIDPYLPSKPSATFLTTANSSIYQNSEKYSSPPSMKLSVGGSNKSNADKSSLEPVSSSHRESISKEKESKSTLSSLSDLDLIRKAEEELAAVAAASAVVTSGTMISENSVPSTSCTTPTVPTIISSPSLMPVSVNLSSSTIDSPTHEGTSYKNPFPETFKRNIAPEQPKPPGLEDEDFPPFPSTPPSVENNVSKTISSRSKFVPKSGIVLSVKRKVNDDSIAPCTPNKTQRVKSRWGQGPSESVD